The following are encoded in a window of Panicum virgatum strain AP13 chromosome 5N, P.virgatum_v5, whole genome shotgun sequence genomic DNA:
- the LOC120674953 gene encoding non-classical arabinogalactan protein 30-like, which produces MGTIGHGPAALPQPPPDLNFTISVEGVVRCKSCRYAGYVRAMDASPLPNAAALLRCRRGDGRALSVWNATGADGHFLIQADWASAPFKSKDCKVYVPRSPASGCAAAVRPAARKGAPLKFRRFVPLPGQLQARYSAGNFTFAPEEPAKC; this is translated from the exons ATGGGCACTATCG GCCATGGGCCTGCCGCCctgccccagccgccgccggacctcaaCTTCACCATCTCCGTCGAAGGCGTCGTCCGCTGCAAGAGCTGCCGCTACGCCGGCTACGTCCGCGCCATGGACGCGTCGCCGCTCCCCA ATGCCGCGGCGCTGCTGCGGTGCCGGCGCGGCGACGGGCGGGCGCTGTCCGTGTGGAACGCCACGGGCGCCGACGGCCACTTCCTGATCCAGGCGGACTGGGCGTCGGCGCCCTTCAAGAGCAAGGACTGCAAGGTGTACGTGCCGCGGTCGCCGGCCAgcgggtgcgccgccgccgtcaggcCCGCCGCCAGGAAGGGGGCGCCGCTCAAGTTCCGCAGGTTCGTGCCGCTCCCCGGCCAGCTGCAGGCACGCTACTCCGCCGGCAACTTCACGTTCGCGCCCGAGGAGCCGGCCAAGTGCTAG
- the LOC120674952 gene encoding non-classical arabinogalactan protein 30-like, whose translation MAPTLATRSRSLVLGCGLAVVILAVGCLPSGGSGMGMPRPQPNLNFNIGVEGVVWCKGCRYPGYVEVESRDVSPLPIAALFVWCRRHGRRALSAWGATNSRGYFLIQTGAQAAPFTSKDCRVYVPRSPARGCAAAVSPARMKGLPLRFRRFVTRPDGLHADFFLFSTFY comes from the exons ATGGCGCCTACTCTCGCGACAAGGAGCAGGAGCCTCGTCCTGGGCTGCGGCCTCGCCGTCGTGATCCTCGCCGTGGGCTGCCTGCCGTCCGGCGGCTCGGGCATGGGCATGCCCCGGCCGCAGCCGAACCTCAACTTCAACATCGGCGTCGAGGGCGTCGTCTGGTGCAAGGGCTGCCGGTACCCCGGCTACGTCGAGGTCGAGTCCAGGGACGTGTCGCCTCTCC CGATCGCCGCCTTGTTTGTGTGGTGCCGGCGGCACGGGCGGCGGGCGCTGTCGGCGTGGGGCGCGACGAATTCGCGCGGCTACTTCCTGATCCAGACGGGGGCGCAGGCGGCGCCCTTCACCAGCAAGGACTGCAGGGTGTACGTGCCGCGGTCGCCGGCGCgcgggtgcgccgccgccgtgagccCCGCCCGGATGAAGGGGCTGCCGCTCAGGTTCCGGAGGTTCGTGACGCGCCCCGACGGGCTGCATgccgatttttttttattttcaaccttttattaa